Sequence from the Rutidosis leptorrhynchoides isolate AG116_Rl617_1_P2 chromosome 3, CSIRO_AGI_Rlap_v1, whole genome shotgun sequence genome:
ttggaaattgtgtaatgggacctaaagtgttatttaatgtatattaaaagggaaaaaattttatgggccggtttaatacgggttgggttgtttcattgattattgtcatttatctataCGCTTAAAAtacaaaatcgacaaaccggtcattaaacggtaaaccccccttttataataataataacatgtgtgtgtgtgtgtgtatatatatatatatatatatatatatatatatatatatagtttcataaaaatatagtacgtaaccactagctccctgtggaacgaaccggacttactaaaaactacactactctacgattaggtacactgcctataagttttgTAGCAATGTTTACGTATATTCCAtccataaattaataaaacttgtgtaatatttcttcgtatttcgtagtaaacaataatagtatttcgtacacctctgctttaacatcaggaCCATTTTTAACAATGACGGgcgttaatgatacgcatacccgattggcTCGTGTTGCTCATCACACTTGCACCATGCGCATACCCTCCGCGCTATTACGCTCTTGGCGTAAGTAAATGTGCGCTATGGACGCCAGTTGGATGATGGCGCGCTGGAAGAAGATGACGTGTCTTGTACTTATCCCCGGCCTCTGTACGAAAGGCCAACAGGCAGGAAAAAAGGTAGTAGTACTGTTCCCTGGTCCCCTCCGCTAGGTAACCAGGCAGTACAGGCAAAAGTAACGTAGAACACGTGGCTCCAATGAACGAACAGCACTGTAGCTATAGataacggactcgaatcacaaggTAAGGGACTGCTTCTTTTCAGGAAAttacacacatactatttttaGTATATTCGTACGGATCAGGCACGCTATCTATACCGCGCCACTCTCACCCGCGCTACTGGACTCATAGCATTGCACTAGACATCCTTGATACACGGGTGACGTTCCTCGAACATAAATCCTACCCTATATCGCGAGCCATCAAGGGCCGGACTACCCGCTGATGGTGGGTCTgatgtttaaccacccctgttgagatcatcatctcgcaaggggttattcacggtactccggaccggagagttagactcaattgacccttaaatccccccttattgatgtcaagcatggaccgaaaccgaaccgattattctatgcttgatcatttggcgccatccgtgggacatacaagttaaaaggttttgatttgatcttttttctATATGTCAGCTTCTCATTTATTTTTTCTACACAGGCACCTGTCACGAAAAAATAAGTGCATTCAATGGCCAACTGTCTATCGCAGCAAGGAACGAAGCGTAAAGCTAGCGCTGCCAGAGGCTCGACGACGATGGAGATGTCATTTCCCGCCATACAGGTGTTCAACACTTCCTGCGCACCAATTGTAGTGCAGGGATATCTGCCAGAGTCAGGGCACGGCGTCAAGCACCTTCACATAGACAACGACATTAGTGTCGATATCATGTACGAGCATTGCTTCTGACAGCTACCTACAATAGTGAGGTGAACCATTAAACCTCCGACTACATCCTTGTTCGGATTTTTCGGAGAGTCGGCGTGGCCCATCGGAATCTTGGATTTGACGCTAGAGTTTAGAGACAGCAGGGATAAATCAAAGAGGCGCACTGAGAGCCTAGAGTTCTGCGTTGCACGCTCGTACTCTAGGTATAACGCTATACTGGGAAGGACTTCCATTCAGAAATTTGGCGCCATACCATCTACAATTCATGGGATGGTCCGATTCTTGACTGATCAAGGAGTCGCCACACTTGAGTCAATGCCACTGGACGCTTTGTGCAGATCTGTTAATGATAAGGGTAGCGCTACTCCCGAAGAAAATGGCGCAAATGAATGGTGGGTTATAGTCAATCCCGAGTATCCAGAACAGAGGGTAAAAATGGGGAAGCCTCACACAGGAGACTAAGGAAAAGCTGAGGAATATCCTCATCGCTAACTCCGATGTGTTTTGTTGGTGCGATGCTGACATGACTGGAATACCACGAGAGATAGCGCAGCATTACCTCCGTGCCAGCATCAACTTAACCCCAATCAAAGAAAAGAAGCGACCAATGGCCCCAGAAAGAAGCGAATGGCTGCGTAGAGAAGTGGATAAGCTGGTTAAAGCCAACATACTGCGAAaagtaaaatatcagacatgggtagccaatccTGTGCTGGTAGCAAAGTCAGATGGAACATGGCGGCTTTGAATTGATTTTAAAGACATCCACAAAGCTTGCCCCAAAGATAACTATCCGTTACCAGAAGGTAGAGTCGCTTGCTGGTTTTAGGTTCAAGTGCTTCCTAGATGCCTACAAAGGATATCATCAAATACAAATGGCggaagaggatgaagagaaaacCGCGTTCCACATGGACCAAGGGATTTACTGTTACACTAAGATGCCCTTTGGATTGAAGAATGCTACGCACTATCGATACAGCATTCGCTAAGCAGATAGGGCGCAACCTTGAGGCGTATGTTGACAACCTCGTCATTAAGAGCAACACCGAGGAACAGTTGTTGGCCGACATACTTGAAATGTTTAACACGGTGTGAAGTATCAACATGAAGCTCAAGCCGGCCAAGTGCagctttggagaagaagaagggaacTTTTTGGGGCACATTGTGACGCCGCGCGGAATCAAGGCTAACCCAAAGAAGATAGAGGCGATTGAAAACATGCCCTCCCCTAAAACAAAGAAGCAAGTTCAAAGCCTCAACGGGAAGTTAGCCGCGTTAACGCGATTCTTGTCCAAGGCCGCTGAAAGATCACTACCGTTTTTTAACACTTTGAAGGACTGCGCTAAGAAGTCAGATTTTAAGTGGACTGACAAGGCAGAAAAGGCGTTCCAGGAGATGAAGGTGCTCCTCAAAGACCTCCCGACGCTAACAGCGCCGATTGCAGACGAAACTCTGATACTTTATCTTGCGATATCTAGGGAGGCTGTTAGTTGTGAGATCCCgcgtttttctgttaaatttatttttaacactttttttaaataatatctttcgttatttaaattcgtagttttcgttgactaacgttcataatattcccgttatttaattataacatcactagtttactcgagcgtttttaaaaataattcgtttagttaattccCGCAcctgactacaaacttgagggaccaatattgccaagagaccaaaggtgtgactagtcaaatggtcaacaccttcctcatccattcattcatctaccttcttctttctttcttactttctttttctctcaagaacacaaacaagaattcatcatctaaattcggtttagggagctagcaacaaaacaaattacatatttggaatcctctcttcatcctctacaatttgataccaacttcatctcgtttgggtaacatttctaaaactctagatttctctaaattcgtgtttttgacttgaaatgatgttagttagtgtctatggctcgtgtataacatgaatatatgttttgtttgctcgatttgttgttttggagtaactagcatgaactttaaaatgagtgtgcttaatctttgattttggatgagttaatgttgttaaattgttaaagttcatgttttaattgtgttactagtatcactagcttcgttttgatgcgtaggttgattaggaaaacttcaaacacatgattattgatttttgtgaattttggttagggtttgatagacttaaaatgaacttttgatgttttaaatgccatgaaatgttattagtaagtgtttagttgtaatgtatgtttcattaccttcaaaatg
This genomic interval carries:
- the LOC139900795 gene encoding uncharacterized mitochondrial protein AtMg00860-like, whose amino-acid sequence is MKLKPAKCSFGEEEGNFLGHIVTPRGIKANPKKIEAIENMPSPKTKKQVQSLNGKLAALTRFLSKAAERSLPFFNTLKDCAKKSDFKWTDKAEKAFQEMKVLLKDLPTLTAPIADETLILYLAISREAVLPSASDNGTH